ttttttctacCGTCTAAGGTCCAAACTGCATTATTTTTCATGTAATATATTGGAATTGTTTAAAAATATCAGAAGTTTGGGTCATGATTTTTGATGAAGGAGTTGGCGTGGGGGGGTCCTGAGGCTCGCCCAGTTGAGAACCAATGATTTATAGTACTAACTAAATGAAACTGGATACattgaaatacaaagaaagcCACTAACAGTAATTGATTGAAACACAATTTTTGCCtcttacaaaataaataaccGATCATAGTCCTGGGGTGGCCATTCAGATCTCTAGGGGGGACCGCCTGGCACAATCTAGCTTCACCCCTGTGCCGGGGGAATTTTAAGCAGAAACTACCTCTTGGCACAGTAAACTATTTTGTTCTACACTGAGCAAGTAAACAGATCCAGGTGATGTGGTGCTACTTTTTTGACAGAAACAATAAGCTGTCATTacctttaattaaatattaggacaaaataaattaatatgagccccaaaaaaaaagaggacagagctTGAAGGTTAAGACTCGCGTGTCAACTATGACGTTCAGTGTCTGTCCCTGAAAACACACCATGATATCTTCAATATACTTACACACTAAAaacagtgtcacacacacacacacacacacacacacacacacacacacacacacacacacatgcacatggaGCCAGGGACAGCAGTGGTAAGTGGGAGTAGTTCCTGGAGGGTTGAGCAGGAGGCTCTGAGACGCCGCTGCAGTCTCCCCTGGAGCTGGGCGTGGggaggaaagtgtgtgtgtgtgtgtgtgtgtgtgtgtgtgtgtgtgtacaggggGTCATTATATAGCAGTGGAGGGAAAGGGTAGGGGGGCATGTCCTtggcagacagacaaacacaccacaTACAATATTCATCTTAAGAAGTCGTTGAAATGAGCGACGCGTTTGAAAATcaagtctgaatttaaatcagtttgtttttctttaaagctgAACTTCTCTCTTTGATTCACCCTGAGACTGATTAACCTCTATAAGCACATGAAGGTTTAACACTTAAGGATATTTAATCCAATGCACTATGTCTAAATCACACATTTGTTGTTCTTGGATTCAAAGTATCTCATAAATGCAGCACtgttctctgtgtctgtcttaCTTTCAGATTCTTCAAGCAGCACATGAAAAGCATCACAAATAGTTCAGTCTTTCTTTCCTGCAAAATCAAACAGTAAgcgctaaattattttactgtgatgtttgtGCACAAGAGAGACAGAACGAGTTGCGACTGATCTGCAGCAGTCAGCTGCACcctttcacattttcaacatgcACAACTATCGCACAATAAACAAACTCAACCAAActtattaaaactttttttgtttgaatataaAGGTTTTCTATTCATTTAGTCacttttatactttaacacCGAACActtcaaatcaactttttttgtttatcttatttattttattttcacattttacactttatatatttatgtctTGTAATGTTTGTCTGCGTGATCCTGCAGAACAGTTGTGCATTTCACTGCCCATATGCACAAGCGTCTTTGGCCACCGTTCAAAACAGGTTCAAAACAGGTTCATAGGTGAAAGTTTCTCGCGTTAAATGGCATGTTGATGCATTTTAATCAGttgaaaaataacttaaaagaCGACTCGGATGGACATCCCTGATTTGACCGTTTTTAACCAACCTTGAAATCAGCGCTTATTTGACAAACAAATGCTACCTTATGTATTTATATGAGAGGCCAAAGGGGGGGCCGGGACGATGATACACATTTGATGACTTGGCAATAGGAAAGCGATCAGAGGTTTGCAGGATAACTTGTGATTAAATGAGActttttggggggaaaatgccgttttaaaaagttgaatgcATGGGGACAGATTTTGATCTTGGGTTTAAATTAAACTTCTGAAACTCAGAAGATGATGATGCATCTCACTGCGACTTTTCTGGCCAAATAAACAATccttaaaatacacaaatggATAAAAAACACGTTGGGGTAATAAATGCATGAACCCAATcactctctccctttctctccttctctcttatttccctctctctctctctctctctcatatggTGAGTTGTTGTTAAGCTCAGCCACTAATCGCTTTGGTTGGGACTGTGGTCAACTGTGTTACCACTGTCCTGccctcaaatacacacacacacacacacacacacacacacacacacacacacacacacacacacacacacacacacacacacacacacacacacacacacacacacacacacacacacacacacacacacacacacacacacacacacacatatagaaacGCATactatacagtatgtgtgtgtgtattcatgtttCGTCTCTCATTTGTGTGCAGACTTAATTACACATGTGTCTTCTCGGTCTCGTTTTAATGTGTGTGctcgttttgtgtgtgtgtgtatatgtctgtGCATTTATGTATGTagcctatatgtgtgtgtgtgtgtgcaacagtTTGCATGCATGTGTCTTGAATGTgtgtattggtgtgtgtgtgtgtgtgtgtgtgtgtgtgtgagaagctcCATTCTCAGTTGGGCAGAAACAATGGAACCTCTCTGATTACATCTCCCTGTTCAGGCggacatggtgtgtgtgtgtgtgtgtgtgtgtgtgtgtgtgtgtgtgtgtgtgtgtgtgtgtgtgtgtgtgtgtgtgtgtgtgtgcgaggaGCTTCAGGGGGGAGGAAAGGGTGGCGGTcagggaggaggaaagagagggaggcgACGTTTaggcctccccccccccccctccctcctttactttgtctcccacacacactcatctttTTCCCTCGCGCCTGCCTGGCGTCTCATTGGTTAAAATCCCCCAGCTTTATATTTATGTGATCGGTAAGGGCGGGGTATATATATACCCAGCGTGGGTCGGCAGAATCTGGCCACAAGTTTCAAAACTTTCAAACAgggcagacaggcagagagacagcgAGTCGGACGGCCTGAGTGACGGCGGGGGGAATTGAGCTCTGGACAAACCGCTGCACCGCACACTCCAAACAAGAACTGTTgtctttagagagagagagagagaaaacggagtgaagaaaagaaagaagcagaGTCATTGTGGATCACTTTCAGGGGGAATATCCTGCACCacaacttgtttgttttctctttttttccctcccctcctctcacaTCTCGATGCTTTGCTTTGGGATTTGTGCTCCAAATCCATCAAACTCGTCTCTcgatctgtctctctgtcatctGAAGCATTTTGAGTTGCTAATCTTTTCCAGAACTTTACAACCCGACAAACTGACACAGACGTTTGCAGGATCTCACtcggactaaaaaaaaaaagaaaagaaagttgaATCCAAGCCCGGTTCTGGAATGAATTTAGCCGAGCCCAGCTTGTCCAGAGAGACTCTTCTGCATGCGACCCGGATGTCCCTCGGGGGCCCCTGGGCGTCCGGGACCCCGAGCCCCGCGTCGGACTCCGAGATGGGTTTCGAGCAGAACCTCTCCGGGGACTGCAGCTCTCCTGAGAGCCTCGGAGTCAGAGCGGGAACCATGAGGAGGACGGAGCAGAGGATTTCTCTGACGTCCGGCTCAGGGGGGAAGAGTCCGTCGGACCTGACCCCGACGGGGGGTGTGTCGGCGGGCTCAGTCGATGGGAAGGCCGCGGGGGGCGAGCAGAGGATCCGCAGGCCCATGAACGCCTTCATGGTCTGGGCTAAAGACGAGAGGAAGCGACTGGCCGTGCAGAACCCTGACCTCCACAACGCCGTGCTCAGCAAGATGCTCGGTAAGAGAAAAAAGTCCTTCAGGAAAGAAAGAGTAAAATGTTTGATGAGCATTAAATTAGTAGAACCAGATTGATGTCAatttccaaacttttttgaaCAATAATCAGGGAAGAAACTCCTGAGACTCACCACGAtgtcagtgtgtatctgtgacTAAATACTGAATCAGTTTTCATTGACTGAATTGTTGATATCCATCCGATCCGAGTCGCAGTATTCACAATATTCGCTTCAACTTTTAAACTCTGCAGAGCATCATTTAAATATGACTGTAACCAAGTCTGACACAGATAATCACATTTCCGACTAAACATTACGCACACTTACATCTACATTATGTTTCTCTATCTTTCTAATAATCCATCGACTTAAAAGAGATGCACTTTGGTCCCGTCTTATCTTTAGTAAACGCAGCATAGCTTTATGTATTCAGTCTGTTTGATTGTGAATTCATTctgttttaaattctgttcaTTTCAATTCAAGTGCTTATTTTAAATATGCTAAACAGTAAAACGtagaaaaaacaataaagtgaGATTTTAAACAACCCTGAGCCAAccaattcaaatcaaaatgtattcaaatataAAGTTATTATATTACCTCTCCTTTCTCATACAGCACTCACACAGGCTTACAGAAGGCGCGCAAAAAGGGACTCACACAGATACacgcaaaaacacacatgcatgcacacacacacacactgctttttAAAGAAGCTTCAGAAACAGGTTCATTCTCAAAACTGAAGTCGATGCAATACCTCTTTGGTGTTTAGCCAAGttttctttctatttatttttaaactgaaaaacttGCAGAAGGATAGAGCTGATCTATGGTGTCTGGATCTACAtattaaataaatctttttagCTTCAATCACTCACTCAAGAGGTCCAAAAGGTTTTCTAGTTTCCTCAGTTTTAGGATAATTGGAAAAATCCCAAAAGTCCAGAGAAACTTCCTGCAGCATAAATCATCGTTCTGCTGTTTAAAATGTGCTCATTATTCTCCAAACTCCAGAGTTGAATCTAAATATGAATTACGCcacaacaaaaatgaatccatgCTAACCACAGCTGCTGTTCTTCCCTGAAACTTGAAACTCTGGATGAGACCTTTTAACTGTCAGAGGGTGAAGATTTGATTTGAAGAGTTTGGATGgacttgatttgtttgtttttgtatccttCATGTTAACAGGTTGTTGCTTTGAGAATAATTTAAAGAGGAGCCCATCATATGAAGTCAGTTCTTGCAATGTGTTGTTATTGCTGCCATTGTTTTAACCATGATCGATCAGCTGGACGGATGCACACTAAGTCAGATGTCACATCTGCGTTAATAAATCTTTTTTCTATTTGAGTTTATAGCTACAAAGGAAAATCAGTTAAAGTTGGGATTTCATCACTTTCAGCTTTAAAATAAGCCAGCTGTTATACTTTAAGTCCTAAAATAAAAGTGTGCTTGATAATAGCACACTTTTGTGTGCTCAATCCAATGTTGGAAAGAGATTAAGTAAGATTACTGCACAGGGCATGTAGCTATTtgaactctttgtctttttacagtGCAACAAGCTCTGATTCAAATTTATGAAATATCAAACATGGAGCGTCTCCGTCTGCTGAGCTGATACACAACTCTAGATTTTCAGAGCTCCTCTGAGATTCAAACAATAAAGTTTGTGGAAATAACGATGCTTTTTAAATCTCAGGGCCGCTGCTGTCTGCAACCATGAGAACTGTGAATAAAAGCCATTATTACACTAGCTTAAATCCATCATAAGTTCTCATATCTGGTTTATCAAAGGTTTTTGTTTCACTACTTTTAACCACGAACACAGACATGTTGGGACATGTCCTCACTTATCCTGTTTTTAAGGCATGACAGAAACCGGGCCGGTCTTAAATCTGCATATTAGCACTTCATGTTTCGGTCATTTTCAGGCAATCAAAGGCAAAAacatcatctatctatctactgTCTCTTTGAtaatcaatttattttctttataaagCTGGTGACATTTAACCACTCCCAGTGTCAAAAAATATCTTGTTTGCTTGGTTTCTTTAAATTTTCCATGAGAAATAACATTTCTTTGGggggaaataaatattttttgtcatttttgactatttcatattttgttgtGGGCTGCACAGTGACGCAGTTATTAGAACTGtagcctcacagcaagaaggtttCTGATTCAAATCACATGGGAAAgggctttttttctgtgtggagtttgcatgttctccccatgcGTATGTGGGTTATCGCTGAGTACTTTGGCCAAAGACATGCTCCTAAGGCTAATTGGTGACTCCATAGGCATGAGTGTGAATGGTAgtttggttgtctgtctctatatgtcagccctgtgattaactagcaaccagtccagggtgtaccccgcctctctcTCCCAacgacagctgggatcggctacAGCCCTCCCAGAGCACCGAAAGGGATAAGCAGTATAGATAAGGGATAGATGGACGATTATTTGTTGGCCAGAAATGTATTGTTCATCAAGAAAAGTTTGACAGGGACAGCTCTAGAATTCACAAACTGATAAAGATGTTGATGTGAACAATTATGGTCAGTGAAATCAATGTCatcattctctctctgtctttttcaaaAGTGCAGACAAAATGGAAATAATTTGACTTATTTTGAAACGTTCTCCTGTCCTCTTCCTTTCAGGTCAGTCATGGAAAGCCCTCAGTGCTACGGACAAGCGACCATTTGTGGAGGAAGCAGAACGTCTCCGTGTCCAGCACCTCCAGGACCACCCAAACTACAAGTACAGGCCTCGCCGCAAGAAGACCACCAAGAAACTCAAACGCGTTGAACCGGGCCTTCTGCTTCACAGTTTAGCCCAAGGCGGGGCTCCAGGCCTGGGATTAGGACCTGGAATGAGTCCGTTGGGTGCGGACAATTCTACTTATGGACATCCAGGTGCCCACCCTCAGCATCACCATCACTCCCATCACCTGCTGCCTTCTCTTGGACACTTCAGGGACCTCCAGGCCACGGGACACCTAGAGCTGGAGAGCTATGGCCTGCCCACTCCGGAGATGTCCCCTCTGGATATTCTGGAAGAAGGAGCTGCTGGGGAGTCAGTGTTCTTCCCCCAACATGTGCAGGAGGACGCAGGGATGGGAGGTTGGAGCGGGTAccatcaccacctccaccaTCATAACCAGCATTACGGCCACAgttacaacaaccacagccaccacAACTCCATACATGGTGCAGCAACGTACGGTCAGAGTTCAGGAATGAGTGTTGGTGCAAGTTTAAGCACAAGTATGAACTCTAATTTGAGTCCAGGCAGAAGTCCCAGAGTTGACTCTAGAATGAGTTCTGTTGAGTCAAACATGTCCTCCAGATTAAACCCTCCTCACGCCTCTGGTCATCACATTGCCTTAAGAAGTCCTGTAAAGTGCCAACCCCCTCTATCTGATTCCTCCTCCCCTGTTTCCTACACCCAGCCGTCCATCAGCCTTCCTGAGCCGATCAAATCTCAACAAATGCCAAATcaaacctcttcttcttctggctaCTTCGGCCAGATGTATGGAAGCAGCAGCCTGAATTCTGGGTACTACATGCCCTCTCAGCTAGGGCAGCTTTCACCTCCTCCGGAgacttcttcttcctgctcatCGTCCTCAATCCCTCCCTCAACCTTCCCTCCCTCTTTGCACTTAGAGCCCTCAAATGCTGAGTCGTCTGGGCATTTAGGGTCTTCCTCTGCTGAGTTTTGGTCCGAGGTGGATAGGCATGAATTTGACCAGTATGTAAATGTTGGAAGGAATCGAGAAGAGGTCTACGGACGTTGTGGGGGTGGGTCCAAAGTCATGACTGGGCGCAGCGGTGTTGGTAGCATAACCACCAGTGTTAACAGGGATGTCAGTAGCATTCTGAGCGGTGCTGGTGGTTGTGAAGAGGCAAGTAGTCCTCTAATATCTGCTCTTTCTGATGCCAGCAGTGCTGTCTATTACAGTGCCTGTATCACTGGATAAATACTTTGTCAGCGCATCTCTCGTTTATACCTCCTTCTTACTGCACAGTTGGGAATGGTTGATTCAAACTGGTCGATTGTTACATGGTAGAGAGTGAAGGGAAGTTGTTGCTCATACTTTTAGTCAAGCCATTTTCATGTCTTGCTTTTACCTTTTAGATTCCAACTATCAACTTATAAAAGTTTAGGgtttttttaatgctgaaaAGTAAGATGGAAGTGATTGGTTTTGTTCTACCAACTCTAACTGGAATTGCTAACTGGAAAATGGCAAACAAAGCACTTTGACAAAGTAAACATACTGGCTTATTTTTAGGGTCAACTTA
This region of Labrus bergylta chromosome 12, fLabBer1.1, whole genome shotgun sequence genomic DNA includes:
- the sox18 gene encoding transcription factor Sox-18; translated protein: MNLAEPSLSRETLLHATRMSLGGPWASGTPSPASDSEMGFEQNLSGDCSSPESLGVRAGTMRRTEQRISLTSGSGGKSPSDLTPTGGVSAGSVDGKAAGGEQRIRRPMNAFMVWAKDERKRLAVQNPDLHNAVLSKMLGQSWKALSATDKRPFVEEAERLRVQHLQDHPNYKYRPRRKKTTKKLKRVEPGLLLHSLAQGGAPGLGLGPGMSPLGADNSTYGHPGAHPQHHHHSHHLLPSLGHFRDLQATGHLELESYGLPTPEMSPLDILEEGAAGESVFFPQHVQEDAGMGGWSGYHHHLHHHNQHYGHSYNNHSHHNSIHGAATYGQSSGMSVGASLSTSMNSNLSPGRSPRVDSRMSSVESNMSSRLNPPHASGHHIALRSPVKCQPPLSDSSSPVSYTQPSISLPEPIKSQQMPNQTSSSSGYFGQMYGSSSLNSGYYMPSQLGQLSPPPETSSSCSSSSIPPSTFPPSLHLEPSNAESSGHLGSSSAEFWSEVDRHEFDQYVNVGRNREEVYGRCGGGSKVMTGRSGVGSITTSVNRDVSSILSGAGGCEEASSPLISALSDASSAVYYSACITG